The following proteins come from a genomic window of Meles meles chromosome 1, mMelMel3.1 paternal haplotype, whole genome shotgun sequence:
- the CZIB gene encoding CXXC motif containing zinc binding protein: MGKIALQLKATLENVTNLRPLGEDFRWYLKMKCGNCGEISEKWQYIRLMDSVALKGGRGSASMVQKCKLCSRENSIEILSSTIRSYNAEDNEKFKTIVEFECRGLEPVDFQPQAGFAAEGVESGTVFSDINLQEKDWTDYDEKAQESVGIYEVTHQFVKC, from the exons ATGGGG AAAATTGCGCTACAGCTCAAAGCCACGCTGGAGAATGTCACCAACCTCCGCCCCTTGGGTGAGGACTTCCGGTGGTACCTGAAG ATGAAATGTGGCAACTGTGGTGAGATTTCAGAGAAGTGGCAGTATATTCGGCTGATG GACAGTGTGGCACTGAAGGGAGGTCGTGGCAGCGCCTCCATGGTCCAGAAGTGCAAGCTGTGTTCGAGGGAAAACTCCATCG AGATTTTGAGCAGCACCATCAGATCTTACAAT GCTGAAGACAATGAGAAGTTCAAGACAATTGTAGAGTTTGAATGCCGAGGCCTTGAACCAGTTGATTTCCAGCCCCAG GCTGGGTTTGCTGCTGAGGGTGTGGAATCGGGGACGGTCTTCAGTGATATTAATCTGCAGGAGAAG GATTGGACTGACTATGATGAAAAGGCTCAGGAATCTGTGGGAATCTACGAGGTTACCCACCAGTTTGTGAAGTGCTGA